From the genome of Lemur catta isolate mLemCat1 chromosome 18, mLemCat1.pri, whole genome shotgun sequence:
AGTGGTAATCTCTCAGTGTCAGtttgcatttgtttaaaatagGACTGATATTTGTAGTATGGTTGTGGAGAATAAGGCAAATTAGAGCACAAAGAAAGCTAAAAACTCATTCATATGTTAGTGGTTAATACCAAGGACTTAAAGCCAGGAGTTGTGCTGTTTCCTGTCCAGACAGAACCATGCCCCAACCATGGCAATTGCTCCTGCCCTGGATAGCAGCCCCCTAGTGAAGCCAGTGGCTTTCGGTTCAGGGGGAAATGCAGCCATGGCAATGGTCCTTGTGCCTTCAGGCAGGTTGCCAAACACAGTAGGAACCACAGAGGCATGAAGAAGCTACTGCCACACACAATATCCCTTACACCAAAATGCAGGAGGCATGGATGTGGGGACATGGGTGTAAGCTCTGAAGAGAGGCCACTTACTTTCACTCTTCAGTTCCTAtatcttatatttcttctttagcctACCCCAGTCCTTGTgcccagaaaaaaaatactacattCATTTGACACTGTATGGTCACCAAGCACTTTGACATGTGAGAGACTCAGGTTACTGAGTCTCCCAGGGTCACAGAGATCTGATGCCAAATCCTGCTCTTCCCATCACACACCACTGCCTGAATGAGCTTGTCCCATCCATCTTGTGGAGGTGTCACGCAACTAAGTGTGCTATGCTCAGTTCTAAAATTGTTGGTGAGGTCTGCTAGGGAGATCAGAATGAAACTGAATGGTAATAACAGTTGATTTAAAATCCCAAAGTGAAGTGGTAGCAGAATTTGTCTCCAGGTAAGGGAAGAAGATATTTACATagttaacaaaatatattaaaaataagaaagaaatgagtgGGTAGACTTACACAGTGGGAGAATATGCCCCATCAAACCTCTGGTGAAAAACATCAACATGCCCCAAACATCAAGGGACCTATCCATGAGGCCTTTTTCCCACACGGACTGTcctcaggaagggaaggaggtaGGCATGTCCACCAATCTCCATTCTGACAACCAGAACCCCAGAGTTGAGGAGACACACAGAAATAGGAACACAAAGACTACACATAGAGTGTAAGGGGACACAGAGATAAGCTACAGACAAGGGAAGCAGAGATGTGGCTGGAGGCAATTAAGGTGTGTTGATGCCTCTGTGGCCAACAGGTGAGTGCAAAGTCCTACCTGGCCCTTAGAGAAGACtgtatttcaaatatgttttacttGTCCCTGGAGGCAGCATGAACCCATGGAAAGAGGCTCAGGAAAAAAAGCCCCTTTGGCAGGGAGCTCCAGACCCACTgttctggggtgggtggggatggttgccattcattcatttcttgtgGAGCCTccctctgtgcctggccctgtgcacTCGGGTGCCTTCAGTCCAGCGGGGAACTACTGTGAACAGAGGATGAGATCAGAGCATAAGTGTCTAACTGATTGAGGCAGGCTGAAAAGACTTCACGGAGGAGGTGATAGGAACTGAGCTTTTTCTGCATAAGGAGTTTGCCAGGCAGGCCCAGAAGGGGAAGGAACGCTAAGCGGGGAAAACAGGCTGCAGCCTTAGTTCTgctgagggaaactgaggccttgaATCAAGGCAACCCTATCTGGAGACAGGAATAGGACAGGTTAGGAGATGGAATCTGCATTTTGGTCACCCATTTGGTCCTCTAGGAGAGAAATGTGAGCATCTCTGAAAtaccagtttcctcatctccttGGGCTGAGACTCCGAATGTCATCATCTGGGTCAATAACACATCAAGAAGTAGATAGTCGGTTTGGGGGGATAAAGTAGGTGGCTAGGGTGCAGCTCTGCTTCCCCACCAAGCATGCCTCTGGAGGTGAGTGGTCCTGAGCTGTCCTGTGAGGGGGGAGCGGTGAACTGGGGGCCCGCTGACCACTCGGACACCTGGCCCAGCATCCATACATGCCTGGATGGGGAGCTAGGTCTCTTTGGGCTACAGGAACTTGAGTATTGGTGGCTTGGGACACCTGGGTGACGCTGTATCCTGGGGAGGGAGTAAGAGACAGAGATTAAAGGCCACTCCTCAGACTGCCCCGAGGAGGCTAGAAGGAAAGCCAGGTAGCCGCAGTCCCAGGGTGGGTCTCGTCCCTCACCCCAGGGATGCGTTCTGGCGGGCCTGGCTGTGCGAGATCTGGGCTAGTGGCTTTGGCTGCTAACGGATTAGGTCTGAGCCGATTAGAGCCTGGGCCGTCGGCTTGGCCCCCTTGCCAGGCTATGCCAACGCCCGCCCTTGTCTCGTGGGGACCCGGAGACCTCCCCGACAATCTTCGCCTGGAACATGGGGTTGGTGCAGAAATCCAAGAGGCTCCGTGCACCTGGAGCCTGGCTTATGTCCACAGTGGGGGCTCGGGCTTCCGCCCCCTGCGGCTCTTCCGAGCTCCGCCCCGAGCCTGCGGGTGTCCGGGACCCGCGATGTCCCCGCCTCCGTGCTCACCGCATGGCGGGTGGGTTCCTCTGGCGTCGGGGCCCCGTGCCGCCTCTTCACCCGGTGGGGGGGGGCGGGACCGTGGCCCCGCCCTGCAGGTTTCCCGCCGGTGCACCTGTCGGCTAACGCCACGCGCGGCGCTGTGCGCCTGACCCCGCGTGCTCCACTTCCGTTTGTCGCCGCGTCCCGAACGAGGGGTCTGCCAGTCCCCCTGGCAGGCGGTTACGtgcggcggggcgggcgcggcgggCGGGGTGAGGGCGGCGCTGAGCGTGGCTGCAGCGGCGGCGCGGGAGGCGGGGAGGCGCCGCGCGCCGGGGACAGCGGCGGACGGTGGCGGCGGCATGCGGCTCCTCGCGCTGCCCATCGTGGGCTGAAGCGCCTGCAGCACGGGCGGGAGGTGCGGTGGCCCGGCGAGCCGAGGGCGCAGCCAGCCTAGCGGACCGCGGACAGCGGTCAGGGCGCCGTGCCATGGGCCGAACCGGGGGTGGGGGCCCGGGCCGGGGACCGCCgccactgctgctgcttctgGGGGCCACGCTGGTCCTTACCGCCGGAGCCGTGCCGGGTAGGTATCGACTGCGACTGGGACCCCAGCGACCCTCGTGCCCTACCCTGGGCCAAGGTGCCGCTGCTGCAGGTACAGGTGGAGTCCGCGACCTGTGGCAAGGGGGCGGGACACCGCCTTGCTCGCAGCCGGCCCAAGGGAAGGGCCCAGAAGAAGGTGGGGGCTGCGGGGGAGCAGAAAGGTGGGGGGCAGCCCCGACCCTGGCACGCGGGCCGCTGtgcgggctgggggaggggcctgggtgggCGGGGCCGGAGGGTGAGACTTCGGGGCGGGACCTGGAGGTGACGGAGGGGCGCCTGTGGATGCTTGTTCAAGGCCGGGCCCTAATAGCAAGACTTCTGGATGGGCCTGAGTTGGGGGCCGCCCTGGCCTAGTCCTTCAGACTCCAGGTCAAGTCTGGGGCGGGGCTCGAGCCGGGGAACATTGGCCCGGGTATGATCCTTGGCTTGGGGGGTGGACTCAGGAACGGGGCTTAAAGTGGGGCGTGGCCTTGGGCAACACTGCAGCAGCTGCCTAGGGTTTTCCCGGGTCTAGGGGAGCAAGGTGTGGCGGGCGCGCGGCGGGTCTCAAGGGCCCCCCCACGCGCGCCCCCTGACGCCCCGCCCCTCGCCCTCCTTCCCACAGCGCGCGAGGCTGGCAGCGCCGCGGAGGCCGAAGAGCTGGTGAAGAGTGGCCTGGCATGGGAGCCACGTGCCAACGGCACACAGGAGGCCGCCTTGCCAGCAGCTGGAGAAGATGAGACCTCGTGGACGGCGCCGGGCGGCGAGCTGTCCATTGTGGGCCCAGAGGAGGCGCTGCAGGCGTCAGCTGCAGTGACCGGCACCACATGGCTAGAGGCTGacagcccaggcctgggtggAGTGACAGCAGAGGCAGGCAGCGGTGATGCCCAGGGCCTTCCAGCTACACTCCAGGCTCCCGACGAGGCCCTCGGGCAGTCATCTATGCCCCCGGACACCCCTGAGGCTACAGAAGCCAGTGGACCACCCTCCCCGACCCCCGACGACAAGCTGAGCCCAGCTTCTGAACTCCCCAAGGAGAGCCCCTTGGAGGTTTGGCTGAACCTGGGAGGCAGCACACCTGACCCTCAAGGGCCAGAGCCAACTTACCCCTTTCAGGGCACACTGGATCCCCACCCAGCATCAGATATAATTGACATCGACTACTTCGAAGGATTGGATGGTGAGGGTCGTGGCGCAGACCTGGGGAGCTTCCCGGGGTCACCAGGAATCTCAGAGAACCACCCTGATACTGAGGGAGAGACCCCTTCCTGGAGCCTGCTTGACTTATATGATGACTTCACCCCCTTTGATGAATCTGATTTCTACCCCACCACATCCTT
Proteins encoded in this window:
- the CSPG5 gene encoding chondroitin sulfate proteoglycan 5 isoform X3, translating into MGRTGGGGPGRGPPPLLLLLGATLVLTAGAVPAREAGSAAEAEELVKSGLAWEPRANGTQEAALPAAGEDETSWTAPGGELSIVGPEEALQASAAVTGTTWLEADSPGLGGVTAEAGSGDAQGLPATLQAPDEALGQSSMPPDTPEATEASGPPSPTPDDKLSPASELPKESPLEVWLNLGGSTPDPQGPEPTYPFQGTLDPHPASDIIDIDYFEGLDGEGRGADLGSFPGSPGISENHPDTEGETPSWSLLDLYDDFTPFDESDFYPTTSFYDDLEEEEEEEDDKDAVGGGDLEDENDLLVPTRKPGLGPGTGQPTNRWHAVPPQHTLGLVPGSSIALRPRPGESGKDLASSENGTECRSGFVRHNGSCRSVCDLFPSYCHNGGQCYLVENIGAFCRCNTQDYIWHKGMRCESIITDFQVMCVAVGSAALVLLLLFMMTVFFAKKLYLLKTENTKLRRTNKFRTPSELHNDNFSLSTIAEGSHPNDDPSAPHKIQEALKSCLKEEESFNIQNSMSPKLEGGKGDQADLEVNCLQNNLT